The Zygosaccharomyces rouxii strain CBS732 chromosome G complete sequence genome contains a region encoding:
- the SAP30 gene encoding Sap30p (similar to uniprot|P38429 Saccharomyces cerevisiae YMR263W SAP30 Subunit of a histone deacetylase complex along with Rpd3p and Sin3p that is involved in silencing at telomeres rDNA and silent mating-type loci), protein MARTANSNSESESNIKTRSAANTTAGTGVGSRSHVKQRLTTAQQQYLKDLVRTHVTNNHPNLTPKPDPMDFESYSDDFLRRYKDRFQLNVEDHLSIQGYLVGSQLGSKTYSSKRNQHGTPGARVLKKELASEVKRHFNSYNVKETECVPQFIYKVKTQKKKFKMWFKN, encoded by the coding sequence ATGGCTCGAACGGCTAATTCGAACAGTGAATCCGAGTCTAACATCAAGACTCGTAGTGCTGCCAATACTACAGCGGGGACCGGTGTAGGGTCCCGTTCTCATGTCAAACAGAGACTCACAACCGCACAGCAACAGTACTTGAAAGATCTGGTCAGAACCCATGTTACAAACAATCACCCCAATCTCACGCCGAAACCAGATCCTATGGATTTTGAATCATATTCAGATGATTTCCTACGTCGTTACAAGGACAGGTTCCAATTGAATGTAGAGGATCATCTATCGATACAAGGTTATTTGGTAGGTTCTCAACTTGGCTCAAAGACATATTCTAGCAAGCGTAACCAACATGGAACACCAGGAGCTCGTGTATTAAAAAAGGAGCTAGCTTCTGAAGTGAAGCGCCATTTCAACTCCTACAACGTCAAGGAAACTGAATGCGTACCGCAGTTCATATATAAGGTCAAGAcacagaagaagaagttcaaGATGTGGTTCAAGAACTAG
- the CAC2 gene encoding Cac2p (similar to uniprot|Q04199 Saccharomyces cerevisiae YML102W CAC2 Component of the chromatin assembly complex (with Rlf2p and Msi1p) that assembles newly synthesized histones onto recently replicated DNA required for building functional kinetochores conserved from yeast to humans), with protein MEASNLQIYWHESQPIYSVCFQPNDAKRPKLLTAGGDNRVRAWMLNFEKDNHMKVDTIDFLSSLTQHEQAVNVIRFNSTGEVLASAGDDGQLLLWRQNDEMVKEFGMDDVEFDDFKESWTVWKKIRSGSDAFEIYDLAWSPNDRYIVTASMDNAVRIFDVEAGKRVVSVSDHNHYVQGVVWDPLDQYIFSQSADRALNVYEIVRDSGDNTIIGLKLKNKIIKGDLPQRTDTQNFDLKTTKNCMLFHNETLPSFFRRAAISPCGSLLCVPAGIFKSDTSNEVHNSVYIYTRAAIASSINRPIMCLPFLKRPAIAVSFNPNRYAVTTDQAYVQLPYKLVFAVATSNELLIYDTESVQPLGIVGNLHYTPLTDLTWSQDGTLLMISSTDGFCSYVSLDQSILGTKIGTDSSSSVRTQAEGITTTQEGSKNVVNILPVKRAGPTRDQGYGTGPKRIHPILIQDDQHEEQQQQQ; from the coding sequence ATGGAAGCTTCCAATCTTCAGATATACTGGCACGAGTCTCAACCGATATACAGCGTTTGTTTCCAACCTAATGATGCTAAGAGACCTAAATTGCTTACCGCTGGGGGTGACAATCGTGTTAGAGCGTGGATGctaaattttgaaaaggacAACCATATGAAAGTGGATACTATTGATTTCCTATCGTCATTAACTCAGCACGAGCAAGCAGTTAACGTGATTAGGTTCAATTCTACAGGTGAAGTTTTGGCTTCCGCAGGTGATGATGGTCAATTGCTACTTTGGAGACAAAACGATGAGATggtaaaagaatttggCATGGACGATGTAGAGTTCGATGATTTCAAGGAATCTTGGACTGTATGGAAAAAAATACGTTCTGGTAGTGATGCATTCGAGATATACGATTTAGCGTGGTCGCCGAATGATCGTTATATTGTAACTGCATCTATGGATAATGCGgttagaatttttgatgTAGAAGCTGGAAAACGTGTTGTAAGCGTATCGGATCATAACCATTATGTGCAAGGTGTAGTATGGGATCCATTAGATCAATATATCTTTTCACAATCTGCTGATAGAGCTTTGAACGTCTATGAGATCGTTAGAGATAGCGGGGATAATACAATTATTGGACTCAAgttgaagaataaaattatcaagGGAGACTTACCGCAACGTACAGATAcacaaaattttgatttaaagACAACTAAAAACTGTATGCTTTTCCATAATGAAACGTTACCGTCATTTTTCAGAAGAGCCGCCATATCACCTTGTGGTAGCCTATTATGTGTACCGGCGGGAATCTTCAAATCCGATACATCTAATGAAGTCCATAATTCGGTTTACATCTACACAAGAGCAGCAATTGCCTCCAGTATCAATCGCCCCATTATGTGTCTGCCATTTCTAAAGAGGCCTGCTATCGCGGTATCGTTCAATCCTAACCGCTATGCGGTGACGACTGATCAAGCATATGTTCAACTTCCCTACAAGTTGGTGTTCGCAGTAGCTACTTCGAACGAGCTTCTGATTTACGATACGGAGAGCGTGCAACCTTTGGGAATCGTCGGTAATCTTCACTATACACCATTAACAGATTTGACTTGGTCACAAGACGGTACATTGCTGATGATTTCCTCTACCGATGGGTTTTGCTCTTACGTAAGCTTAGATCAATCTATTCTGGGTACTAAAATAGGGActgattcatcatcttcagtaCGAACTCAGGCTGAGGGAATAACTACAACGCAGGAAGGATCAAAGAATGTGGTAAATATCCTTCCAGTGAAGAGGGCTGGACCCACAAGGGACCAAGGTTACGGTACTGGTCCGAAACGTATTCACCCTATCTTGATCCAAGACGATCAACATGaggaacaacaacaacaacaataa
- a CDS encoding putative endodeoxyribonuclease (similar to uniprot|P38430 Saccharomyces cerevisiae YMR262W Hypothetical ORF): protein MLVDAHCHLSYHCSATDEQLRSSHLRCVMSTNHNDWQALKKIKVDGVKKSFGIHPWYSHLFTLEHVDKRSHYEQVLEWKDQDDFNAIVEVLPDPMHLDTYIAKEYDSQSVTVIGEIGLDKLFRLPKNTGFYIEGGGPLSRIRVKMSHQVAVFTRFCQLARQCGKPVSVHGVKCHGLLYDVCRQELMPHDVKICLHSVTASLDTLQIWIKEYGRSTFFSLSKWINFKDSDEGKNLVKMLPLKCILTETDFPIDKCHNSELADQLDCICDQIDSALDNTVDVRQLVYTNFCRFIE, encoded by the coding sequence ATGCTAGTTGATGCCCACTGTCATTTGAGCTACCACTGCTCTGCTACTGATGAGCAGTTGCGTAGTAGTCATCTTCGATGCGTTATGTCTACCAATCATAACGACTGGCAAGcgttgaagaaaataaagGTCGATGGAGTCAAGAAAAGCTTCGGGATTCATCCCTGGTATTCTCATCTATTCACATTGGAGCATGTTGACAAGAGGTCTCACTACGAGCAAGTTTTAGAGTGGAAGGATCAGGATGACTTCAATGCCATAGTGGAAGTGTTACCGGACCCGATGCACTTAGATACCTATATTGCAAAAGAGTACGATTCTCAGTCGGTAACGGTAATTGGTGAAATCGGCCTCGACAAACTGTTTCGATTACCCAAGAATACTGGATTTTATATCGAAGGAGGTGGTCCATTGAGTCGTATTAGAGTTAAAATGTCACATCAAGTTGCCGTCTTCACAAGATTTTGTCAATTGGCCAGACAATGTGGGAAACCTGTTTCTGTACATGGTGTTAAATGCCATGGACTCCTTTACGACGTCTGTCGTCAAGAGTTGATGCCACATGATGTGAAAATATGCCTTCATTCAGTGACAGCATCGTTAGACACTTTACAGATTTGGATTAAAGAATATGGCAGATCAACGTTCTTTAGCCTTTCAAAATGgattaatttcaaagattctgATGAGGGCAAGAACTTGGTAAAGATGCTACCCTTGAAATGTATACTCACAGAAACAGATTTCCCCATAGACAAATGCCACAATAGTGAGTTGGCAGACCAACTCGATTGCATCTGTGATCAAATTGACTCTGCTCTTGACAATACTGTAGATGTTCGTCAACTTGTTTataccaatttttgtaGATTTATAGAATAG
- a CDS encoding uncharacterized protein (similar to uniprot|Q03508 Saccharomyces cerevisiae YMR265C Hypothetical ORF): MMKSINKVNKRGSESRMCIVRSATMHKSLQRWNSCSQLLSLPPQDTHVRRIHVYDFDNTLYLSPQPNRQFYTKPLLGTLYGGDLLNGRDWWSEPLFLEKSFNQMLAIEDESTREQEFWNKEIVDLARSSFEDEETVSILLTGRKEELFGPLFEKTLKQCNVTFFNAVCLKKPGVGNSTMEYKTAVFRDLIDEYEGTLEELTVYDDRLSQVEKFKTFFDQIGGTFQTMAVPVVPRYRPLDNEEECRMILELAGPDNVRWTPRQCGFFLNTQSHKNLLSFTFSFFQKKYNWKVLPEYPMYIPCCQLDQTPPADQIARIWTNDQSNIDIQECLQKFQSQDPSCEINFNVVEIGYCGRAHQRIHVFFRAEPCDKSRYLWSQFNKFIVVGRRYDSSDDNSLLRRVVEGNQSSVRWVKLRRPIKIKTYFGHYARLDKGAKL; the protein is encoded by the coding sequence atgatgaagagtaTAAATAAAGTTAACAAGAGAGGCTCAGAGTCTCGAATGTGTATTGTTCGATCAGCAACAATGCACAAATCTTTACAGAGATGGAATAGTTGTTCTCAACTTTTAAGTTTACCCCCTCAGGATACCCATGTTAGACGTATTCATGTTTACGATTTTGACAATACATTATACCTCTCACCTCAACCCAATCGTCAGTTTTATACAAAGCCTCTATTAGGCACTCTTTATGGTGGAGATTTACTCAACGGTCGTGATTGGTGGTCAGAACCACTTTTTCTcgaaaaatcttttaatcAAATGTTagccattgaagatgagtCGACTAGAGAACAAGAGTTTTGgaacaaagaaattgttgattTAGCAAGATCctcatttgaagatgaggaaacCGTATCCATTTTACTTACAGGGAGGAAAGAAGAACTGTTTGGGCCACTGTTCGAAAAGACTTTGAAACAATGCAATGtaacttttttcaatgcagtTTGTCTTAAGAAACCCGGAGTTGGTAATAGCACGATGGAGTATAAGACTGCTGTCTTTAGAGATCTTATCGATGAATACGAGGGTACTCTAGAGGAGCTTACGGTTTATGATGATCGATTGTCGcaagttgaaaaattcaagactttctttgatcaaataGGTGGTACTTTCCAGACAATGGCAGTACCAGTAGTACCTCGTTACAGACCTTtggataatgaagaagagtgTAGAATGATCTTAGAGTTAGCAGGACCTGATAATGTCAGATGGACTCCACGTCAATGCGGATTTTTCCTCAATACACAATCTCATAAAAACCTTCTAAGTTTCACTTTTAGctttttccaaaaaaagtacaattggaaagtgtTACCGGAGTATCCAATGTATATACCATGTTgtcaattggatcaaacTCCGCCAGCGGATCAAATTGCTCGCATTTGGACTAATGATCAATCGAACATAGACATACAAGAATGTTTGCAAAAATTCCAATCACAGGATCCATCTTgtgaaattaattttaacGTGGTAGAAATTGGGTACTGTGGCCGTGCCCATCAAAGGATACATGTTTTCTTTAGGGCTGAACCATGTGATAAATCCAGATACCTATGGTCACAGTTTAACAAGTTTATCGTTGTTGGTCGCCGCTACGATTCCAGTGACGATAACTCACTTTTACGAAGAGTCGTGGAGGGCAACCAATCCTCCGTGCGGTGGGTTAAACTAAGGAGACCTATCAAGATAAAGACTTATTTTGGACATTACGCAAGACTTGATAAAGGTGCGAAACTGTAA
- the CUE1 gene encoding Cue1p (similar to uniprot|P38428 Saccharomyces cerevisiae YMR264W CUE1 Endoplasmic reticulum membrane protein that recruits the ubiquitin-conjugating enzyme Ubc7p to the ER where it functions in protein degradation contains a CUE domain that binds ubiquitin to facilitate intramolecular monoubiquitination), with the protein MDQSTLTFLVTIVIGFVLVKWFTQTDQHPSAQALTGNQASTGGVSSPSSRGSQQAASTRQRSPRFRRAVTPDMIEVVQSLAPHLHEEQIRYSLQQTGSVEETVERFLRGDDFPFPPGFRAPAAAQQQEHGSSNDPKKRDNIKPDNLLSKFKVDPKDDMSGKDFQELDLEERKRLLVWQARKNMEKRLESDTVLQSLVKNSK; encoded by the coding sequence ATGGATCAATCGACATTGACCTTTTTGGTTACGATAGTAATTGGATTCGTTTTAGTCAAATGGTTCACACAGACTGATCAACATCCATCCGCTCAGGCACTTACAGGAAACCAGGCAAGTACTGGTGGCGTTAGCAGCCCTAGTAGTAGGGGATCTCAACAAGCAGCATCTACGCGACAACGTTCTCCTAGGTTCAGAAGAGCCGTTACTCCAGACATGATTGAAGTTGTTCAATCTTTGGCACCACACTTACACGAGGAACAGATACGTTACAGTTTACAACAGACAGGATCAGTGGAAGAAACAGTGGAGAGATTTTTAAGAGGTGATGATTTCCCATTCCCACCAGGTTTCAGAGCACCTGCGGCAGCTCAACAGCAGGAACATGGTAGTTCAAACgatccaaagaaaagagacAACATTAAACCTGATAACTtactttccaaattcaaaGTAGACCCAAAGGATGATATGAGCGGGAAAGATTTCCAAGAGCTAGATTTGGAGGAACGCAAGAGATTGTTAGTGTGGCAGGCtagaaaaaatatggaGAAAAGACTAGAATCGGATACAGTTTTGCAGTCGTTGGTCAAGAACAGTAAGTAA